ACAATGGCAGCTCCtgcatacattttcttttaaggtaATTCCCACCCACAGTGGTTCACAGTCAGCCCAATCTTTTAGAAAATCAGACAAGGCACCCaggaaaatattacaaaaatatgTACATATGCCATAAGCCATCTGGTCGCTGTATCTCTCCAGGTCAAGGCGAATGCTCTGGTGAAAGAATtccagctttgctttcagttgctgaGATGCTGATACcatattgtttttcattttgattagGTTGGCATTATACCGAAGGAGACTCAGCCtaacaaatgaaagaagaacATCACATTAGCTGAAAAGTGTATGTGGATTTACGTGGTCAGCAGAAGCTgtcactgaaggaaaaacatgGTAAGGAAAGGAAATAGCGAGATGTTTAGAACAGGGAATGTCAGTGGGGTCACAGACTCCATTTCACCCTCAGAATATGCATGTCCTCAACAAGCAAAAGAGcaattcttttctcatttccttatttttttttttgtgtgtgtgtgtgtgtccattAAGCAACCTTTGCAACAGGGACTATTTTTAGCATACACAGGCTCCTGTAGTGTGGCCCCTGGTGAATGCTGTCATCTTTTTTTACTGTCTGAGGCACATAATACTGCCCATTTGCTGCCAGTCAGTCACAAGGATAAAactctgcaaacacagcaaacagTTTCCCTGATTCTACCACTTGTGAAACAAATTCCTTGGGCTGTACTATGGGCAGCGCTGCCAGCAGCTTGAGCTGATCAATCCCCTCACGTTAGCACTGGTGAAGCCACTTCTGGAGGACAGAGCCCAGTTCTGGGCTCACCAGTgcaagagagacatggacatACTGGAGGGAGTTCAACTAAGGGCAACAAAGATAACTAAGGTTCTGGAAAATCATTCATAGGAGGATGAGCAAGTAGAAGAAGCTGAATGGGCATCAGTATatgtaaatatttgaaagaaagtttAAAGAAGGAGGCTCGTTTCAGTGGTTCTCAGTGACATGACAACAGGCAATGGGCCAAAACTGAAATGTCCGAGGTTCCATGTGAACATCAGGAAACGCTTTCTTTAAATCTGAACTGTTCAatgagcactggcacaggctgcccagaaaggctgcagAGTCATCATCTTCAGAGATATTCCAGAGCCATCTGTACATAGTTCTGGACATGCTGTGTAAGAAAGGATTgaaccagatgacctccagaggtctctgACAACCTTGGATATTCTGCAAATCTGTGACTGCATTCAAATTTTTTCAATTGTTATCAACATCAGGCACTATGAAATAGAATTAACGGAGTGGTTTAAGTTCCCAGCCCAAACACACTTCATAGTGTAGAAGTTGTAgggggctgctgaatcacggcctgaacctctgattgatcacctgaggtgagcaatgagtcagccacgggagcacagctgaaggcaattcacctgtgctgcaggaaggggtggaacctggctccacctctcctagagccatttaagagctgactgccagtggggaaggatttctctggagatccgctccattggagttcatcttgcgagcccaggatagggtgagtgactttctctcattactccaatataaattatattagccaagctcctggatatatacacacactatctgtatatccattgactATACAGAAGTAtagaagagcagagagctatAAAACTTTTAGCAATCAGGAGTCCTCTGAGCTGCATGCTTCTAGTCAGTCTCTGTGTTTGCATAATACTGAATCTTCTGAATAAGAACAACTTACATGGCAGCTCTCTGGCCCTGGAAAAGCCTGCTGTAATCTTCTTTTAGCCCAATGACGTAGTGAACTGCTTCTGCCCATACCTTGCGGAGCTGAGGAATTGGTAGTTGGATTTTACTATCCTGTActgaatacaagaaaaacacaaTTGCACCTAAATGGAAGAACAACTCTAGAAAAGTAGTGCTTACAACATTCCCCACTCCTGCTTCAGGTACCTAAACTAACAGATCAAGACACATAAGAACTGCTCATTTGCTATGTGATGTTCTGATTTCTTTGAGCATTTTGGCTACTGGCAATAAAAGATATGGCATAACACTATGTGAATTGTGAGAAAAGACAGGACCCATGGTTTGTTTTATCCATTAATTCTGCGCCTAAAGCACTTGCTCAAGCTACCAAAGCTCTACAGAAGAGTTCCAAAAGAGTAAGCAACAGATGCTTTAACTGTTAAATCTATAAAATGTGGAGATAATACTGTAGATAACATTTTCCTAGGGTGCTACAGGTTCTTAAATGGTCCTCTGAGTCAGAGGCCGCCCTTCAAGATACACACAGAGATTAGTAAGGCAAACCTACTTCCACGTTAAACAAGAAGTAATGCTTCCAATGGTCCAAGGTGTCCTCCAGCATACTTACCAATATAATTTACACATTCAGACAGACTCCGAGAAGCAAAGGGTCCATCATAGACAGTTTTGCTTTTATCAAACAAGTAGACCATATAGCTATCCCAGCCCCTCTGCACAAACAAGAGAAAATCTGGTTACAAAACGAACTCGTTATTGTTATCAGAACCTCTTCATATCTGATGCcttaaaaaattgattttgaCAGAATTCTACAGAAGCACAGGACCCTTTACTAGCAAGTTACTTTAAAGATTTAGTTGGAATATGACCATAGGAACCTATGTTATCCAAGAAAATCAGGCTACACAGAATAAATTGTCTCAAGTGAGATGAGATCAAAGCAATTAATCTTCCTTAAGACTTCAAATTCCCTAAGAATGGGAAAGACTTTAAATGAACAGAATCATTCTTACTACGCCATCAATAACACACTGGGAAGCAGGTTTCCGGGGGTCTAGGCAAATTCCTGTTTCCAAGAGTAGTTCCTGATTTCCAGTGCTTATTCCAGTTTCAAACTCAATTCGAATCTGAAGGGAATGAAGACTTTCCTCAGGATgcaagagaaatgaaacaatCTTGGCAGAGGTCATATTTAGGATGTGCACTATCTGTAAAAAAGAGTGCAAATTAGTTACAGGTCACTGGCTATCCAAGACAATGCACATAATAGCCTTGAAGGGTGTACATAACCATAAACCATAAAGTTTTAGTGACTACAATAATTAAGTGCAGGTGTAAAGCCCCACACCATAAAATTCAGACCTGTAACTTTTAACTCAATATCAGAAAACTATGACCAAACTCCCTTACAGCTCCATAAGCCACACTGCAGCTTCATTACACCAAAAGAATAGCAACGAGCTAGCACAGAGGCCATCTCAAGTCTGTCATCTCTGAAGTAGCCAGCACTGCTTTCAAGAAGGGGAGCCTAATTCCTCCATATAAAACAACTGTGACATACCTCCACCTATCTTCTCACTGCTCTCATGGCTTGCTCTGTTTTTACTGTATCTGGGTGGAAACTGTAGGTCTCAAACCACATCACAATATGCAGATTGTGACAAGTCCCAATTATCGCCacaatgttttgtgtttctgtctCTAATTCCTTTGGAATTCTTTCAGGTTATTCTCTGGCTTCCATGAACTTTTGCCTCAGTTAGTCTCACTTCAGCAGTTAATTAATAACTTGAAGGGGAACAGGCAAGTGAATACAACCTCTGATCTCCTACTAGTACACAAAACTGGAGTCGCTGTATCAGTAATACAGTTCAAAATTAACAGTCATTAGCAAATACTGAACAGTCACTTGAGCTTGCTGAGTCCTTACTAAGATATAGGAATAGGCAGGAATATAGGATCATTCTTCTGCTACAAGAAGAAAGCTAGAGATTAATTTAGCATATGATGTTCTGTCCTCAGATATGTGCTAGACAGGCTGTATACACAAATAATTTCCAACACCAGCAAAAAGATTCCTCAAAACCCAGAAGCTAGATGATGCCTGAATTATAGCTTTGCTGTATTGAGCACAATTCCTGttctctgaaatgtttctaCTGAGCCCAGTAAAACTACACTCACCTTCAAATTCAGTATGTGATCCATAATTAGGAAGCACTTTGGACAATTGGTTTCAGGATCTAAACCTCCACCCCTCTGTTCTGGGTCCCAATTCAGCATCAGTTGCAACCAACTTTCCATCGGTTCTACAATTAAActaaacaacaataataatgaaTTTCAAAACAGAGGAACCATGAGAAGGCGGATATTCTAATACACTAAGTTCACTTAGTAAACCAGAGTCTTAAAAAGCAAAGCTCTGTCTACAGAACAACCATCAtcatgctgcagagctgcttggaagaattacagaattgtaggggctggaagggaactCTAGAGATTGGCGAGTTCAGCCCTGCTACAAAGCAGGACCGTCCCAGGGCTCCGTAACCCTCACTGTGAAcaagttcttatgcacattgctgtggaacttcctgtgctccagtctagggccatttccccttgtcctgtccccacagataGCTGAAAAATGGCCATATCCCTTCATCTCCCACAAAGCTCTCTCCCATGTTTATCCACATCAAAAGCACGTAAGTTTATTATCCGTAATGTGGTAAAAGGCACTACACAGTGCAAAAAGCTCAAAGCTCTGGCTCTGAACTAGCTATATCTGATACTCAGCTTCAGTTGAAACCTTCCAGTGTCAATGCGTTATGCTGCAACTGCTAGACGTATTTAGCATTTGTGTCATCAGATAAGTGACAGATAATCACTCTGACTTCTGATGTAGTACAGATCAACTAGTACGGATGGGAGGCATTCCTGGAGGCCTCATAGTCTAGCTCTTGCTCCTGACAGAGCCAATGCCATGGATCCAGCAGGGTGCTCAGGATCATGTCCAGGCAGTCCTTGAGCACTGAGAATCCCCACTCAGGGATGCACCACTAGCTtcaggaagcttttttttttttttcccccctatctCCAAATACCATTTTCCTTTAAGCACCTGTGCTGCGGCCCTTGGTCCTTCCACTCTGCCTCTCTGTAAAGAGTCTGGATCTGTTGTTTCTGTAGCACCCCACTAGATAGTGGGAGACAAAATCTGATGCTTCAAGCTTCAGCAACTTCTTGTACGCTCTATTCAGCAGGCTCTGACCATCTCTGAGGCCTTGGCTGTTCTTGCTGCAGTATTTTCCAATGGAAATACTAGATGATTTTGCTTTCATGAAGCAGCTAATTTAAGCTCCTGTGACTAAAGTTACACTAGAATCGTTTATGACTTGGTTTATATATATGGTTTATATATGGATTCAGTACCATCAAATTTTCAGGTAGATATTAATGAAGTCATCTCTCTCAGTGAAGAGTCCAAAGTTCCATAAAGAGCCATTGGGCTACAAGCTATTCCATAACTGCAAATAATAGCTTGCTTACAGATTGAGACAGCATTTAGGACCcctccatttaaaaaatgagcCAAAGATTATCAAATATAATCACATCATCACACTTACCTACAGATGCTGTGAGGCTGTGGCAAATGAGTACTGAAGCGAACCTCCCCGCTCATCTCTTCAGAAGCAAATATGTGTTTTGGATCCTTCTTCTTGATTTTTTCATGcctagaaaataaattctttatgGGCATGATAATATTACTTTTGTAAAGGGCCAAGCAAGCCTGGCATTAGCAAAAAGTATCAGCCTTAGCTTtagaaaatgaacttttttcAGGATGAAGATATTTCTAAACAATTCACCTAGCACAACTATCTCCAACTGGAAGGGAGTCCTTGCAATTAACTCTGTCTCTGGAAACATTTTCACATCTGCTTGCAAGGACATCTGGAGAGCATCAAACAAAAGGACCAAAAGGTAACAATTAACTGTGGACCACAGAGCAATCCTGCCCAACAAAATCGACCTCTGCACAACTGCGAGACAGTTTGAACTTGCAGGAGTCATTTGGCGAAGTCACTGCACTTGCCTTGATGCCAGAGAAGCATATAAGATAGAAGTATTGTAAATACTGCGTACTACCGGAGCCAACACTAGGAAAACCACCGTTGCCAGCTCCACCTGTGCCCTCATCCTTTCTCCCTTCAGCACTTGCTTGCATCTTGCCTAGAGCTCAGTTgcttgcacagcagcaggatttCCCAGTGCAAGTCGCAGGTAAGCATGGCCCAGGCCACAGCCATCAGCCAGGGGTGAGGTAGACAAACACTTCTTGCCCCTGGAGGCTAGTCTGCTTTCTTAGTCAGCCCCCATTTGGAACAGAAGCTGCACACAGATGGCCCACACTGTTCTCTTCCATTTTATGAATACAGATGCTTGGAAGAGctgtttctgtcatttgtttttcactacTTTTTTATTACGAAATAAGAGTTTTCAAATGTTGGAAAAAATGGGACAAATATTTGAActactaaaataataaaatcccAAGAGTTAGGATTTTAAAGAGAAACTACTGCACTACattgattgatttttttgttttgttttgttaaagcACTTTAACTTCAAAATTTActtcctctccttcccattATTTTAATGCTATCAGGAGAACAAATTTTATGCTTGTTCTGTCGCAGCATCACGCTTTGAAAAATCCATCTTTATTTATACAGTCCTGATATTGCAAGCTAAGATGTGAAAATACATCAATAATACGTCAATAAgcctttctgctctttgttctaACCATGAGAGAGTAAGGAGAAATTTCCACATGCAAGTTAATGTCCATCAGTTCTCATCCTTGTTAAGCTATTTGGAAGCACATCCTATGTGTCTACACAGCAACAGGAAGACTTGCTGTGCATTATTTGTTGCTAAAAAATAAGTGACCTCACAGTCTATGGGAACAAAGGACTGTATTGCTCCTCTACATGCATTTAACTGTTCTGACATTACTTCCCCGTTTAACAGCGTGAATTATAATTAAGTTTTTTGTTTCAAACTTCAAATTCTTAATTATTATGCTCAGAGGCACCCTTGATGATATGTATAAATTACCGATCAAGGTGTCATTAATGCAATAGAAGTATGACTGGCTTCTGCAAGACTTAACAGACCAAGAAGCCTCATTATTCAACAGCAGTAAGTTTGATATTGAGGTTCATACTGTCACTTCACTATACATGACAGCTGTCAGTCCTTTTGCTGAATGTCTTACCAGGTAAATGGCTGGAGATTGTGCAGGAAAGGCCGAAATCCTGCAATGCATTCAAACACCATCGTTCCAAAGCTCCAGTAATCAACAGTGACAGAATAGGATTTATTCTCGAAGAGTTCGGGAGCCTGAAAAGAACCGTACAAGGACACTTTGAAAGACGCAATTCAGGCAATCCAGCACCACTGCAGAGACAAATCTATGTTTACGAGTGGCTCTCAGCTCCAGAGGGAAAGAGGTGGAACCAGCAGAAGGGTGACAAGGGACTTCTGTAGGTTCTGACACACACTTCTACGATGCTATAAAATGTGGTAATACCACATCACTTGTacacataaaaaacaaaacaaagctgtctTACCAAATATTGCAGTGTTCCAACAAATGAAGTGCACAAGCTTCCTTGATCCAAATCCTTGGCGTAACCCAGGTCAATTATTTTGTGAATGATCTGTAAGCAGTTTAAATAGATCATCAGAAGAACAaattcagaggggaaaaaaaacagcccaacaaaaccaaacctaCGCAGTGACATGCATCCAAGAAAGGGAAAGCCAAAACAGGAACTCCGGGAAAAGTCCATGATGAAGTTTTGAAACGACACCGCACTGAAGCTTGCTGGCCTCATCCACCTACCTCAGCTTAGACTCAACTTCCTTTAAAGCAACTCAGCAGTCTTAGCTTGGCATTCTACCTTATTATGTTGGAATTTGAGAagtaacaataaataaaaccattttttgTTAAACAATCCACTTGGCTGTACTTTTGAACTAGCTTGATTGTATACACAATCCTCAAAGCCACAAATGTAAGGCT
This portion of the Meleagris gallopavo isolate NT-WF06-2002-E0010 breed Aviagen turkey brand Nicholas breeding stock chromosome 8, Turkey_5.1, whole genome shotgun sequence genome encodes:
- the CHUK gene encoding inhibitor of nuclear factor kappa-B kinase subunit alpha: MNFLVNDVPLLAMEYCSGGDLRKLLNKPENCCGLKESQILSLLSDIGSGIQYLHENRIIHRDLKPENIVLQDEGGKIIHKIIDLGYAKDLDQGSLCTSFVGTLQYLAPELFENKSYSVTVDYWSFGTMVFECIAGFRPFLHNLQPFTWHEKIKKKDPKHIFASEEMSGEVRFSTHLPQPHSICSLIVEPMESWLQLMLNWDPEQRGGGLDPETNCPKCFLIMDHILNLKIVHILNMTSAKIVSFLLHPEESLHSLQIRIEFETGISTGNQELLLETGICLDPRKPASQCVIDGVRGWDSYMVYLFDKSKTVYDGPFASRSLSECVNYIVQDSKIQLPIPQLRKVWAEAVHYVIGLKEDYSRLFQGQRAAMLSLLRYNANLIKMKNNMVSASQQLKAKLEFFHQSIRLDLERYSDQMAYGISSEKMLKAWKEMEEKASQCAQAEDIGYLDEQIMALHTEIVELQKSPYARRQGEVMESLEQKAIDLYKQLKTRPPDHAYSDSTDMVKIIVQTVQSQDRVLKELFGHLSKLLGCKQKIIDLLPKIEVALNNIKEADNSVMQMQGKRQREIWHLLKIACTQSSSRSLVSSSLEGTASTPAATWAPQGSSEYAPHPLSSMATPGDGENFVDVIEENLNYLDRFSSMLQEAREEQNCLTNFDWSWLK